In Castanea sativa cultivar Marrone di Chiusa Pesio chromosome 6, ASM4071231v1, a single window of DNA contains:
- the LOC142639436 gene encoding putative FBD-associated F-box protein At1g55030, with amino-acid sequence MAKSSTYQSKSSKRMEVELYPNKYTAAVDRISNLPDSLLCHILSFLPTQKAVATSVLSSRWKRLWTHVPALDLYDVRRQPIPLLYRILLLHKAPSLRNFNLEWYYYCDSLHLNAWIDTAIERNVENLYLEIFLDDDYYPNGEGDVYSGELYELPISFYACKTVVVLHLSGGIELDPPPSFQLPCLKKLCLLDVFYCYEDSLSRLFNGCPVLEDLKVIRNNSDGMVYFNISVPTLKCLLVEFNSYQPRVPDYKVEINAPGLKNFKFRGDLRNVVFVEKLANLVEANVKIYAVECYEMGWVEDYEFYYGDRVFKLLRALNNAKFLSLSPGDIECLGFGSIYPFRFQNLVRLKFGVNKSNWHVLQALLLVALNLEVLDVNKCCHISEDKLCWTELPDGPGYLSSRLSTFNFDGYKGLEHEVEFVKYILKEARGLQTMTIKFSGRQSRESVLDKLSMFPRHSKTCLITVE; translated from the exons ATGGCGAAATCATCTACTTATCAATCGAAGTCATCAAAACGCATGGAAGTGGAGCTCTATCCGAACAAATACACAGCAGCAGTCGACAGAATCAGCAACCTACCGGACTCTCTTCTCTGCCACATCCTTTCTTTCCTTCCGACCCAAAAGGCCGTCGCCACAAGCGTTTTGTCGAGCAGGTGGAAGCGCCTCTGGACTCACGTCCCAGCACTCGACCTCTACGATGTCCGCCGCCAACCCATCCCTCTTCTCTATAGAATCTTACTTCTACACAAAGCACCCTCGCTCCGTAACTTCAACCTCGAGTGGTATTATTACTGTGACTCTCTCCATCTCAACGCGTGGATCGACACTGCCATTGAACGTAACGTCGAAAATCTCTATCTCGAGATTTTCCTCGATGACGACTACTACCCCAACGGAGAAGGTGATGTTTACAGTGGCGAACTTTACGAGTTGCCCATTAGCTTTTACGCTTGCAAAACAGTTGTTGTTCTCCATTTAAGCGGCGGGATTGAGCTCGatcctcctccttcctttcaACTCCCTTGCCTCAAGAAACTGTGTCTGCTTGATGTTTTTTATTGCTATGAGGACTCTTTGTCTAGGCTATTTAATGGCTGCCCGGTACTCGAAGATTTGAAAGTGATAAGAAATAATTCGGACGGTATGGTCTATTTTAACATAAGCGTGCCTACGTTGAAATGTTTACTTGTCGAGTTTAACTCATACCAACCTCGTGTTCCTGATTACAAAGTCGAGATAAACGCCCCAGGTCTCAAGAACTTTAAATTTCGTGGCGATTTGCGAAATGtggtttttgttgaaaaactaGCTAACTTAGTTGAAGCCAATGTAAAAATTTATGCAGTTGAATGTTATgaaatgggttgggttgaggATTATGAGTTTTATTATGGAGATAGGGTATTCAAGCTTCTTAGAGCACTAAACAACGCTAAGTTCCTTTCATTGTCACCAGGGGACATAGAG TGCCTCGGCTTTGGTTCTATTTATCCTTTCAGGTTCCAAAATTTGGTCAGATTGAAATTCGGTGTAAATAAATCTAACTGGCACGTGCTACAAGCCTTGCTCCTAGTGGCGCTTAATTTAGAAGTTCTTGATGTCAATAAG TGTTGTCATATAAGTGAAGACAAGTTATGCTGGACAGAACTACCGGATGGTCCTGGTTATTTATCATCGCGCCTTTCGACTTTTAATTTTGATGGATATAAAGGATTAGAACATGAAGttgaatttgtaaaatatattctaaaagaGGCTCGAGGTTTGCAgacaatgacaatcaaattttCTGGTAGACAGTCAAGGGAAAGTGTTCTTGACAAACTATCAATGTTCCCAAGGCACTCAAAAACATGCCTAATTACAGTTGAATGA